The window gaaaaacatgTGCAGTGCGTGTTCAATACATAGTAGTAGCACAAAGAAAGCTAACCAATAATAGTCTAATTATAATAGGAATAACTTGTGCTGAAGATATGAAAGCACGCCACTGTACTACGAATATACTCCTACATATCATGCTGAGATTAGAATCATAACATGATTGCTTTTACATTTTGCACGACTTTCAACTTCACTGATCCATTAATAGAAACTTGTATGAACCAACCCcttcaattaattattaaaatcacATCACATGTCTTCTCTTATTCGGTATGAATTAGGCCATAGAAGCTAATAGTAGCGAGTTAGATTGCTCAAATGATCATCCAACTAATAAAATTTATAGAGTAAAGTCACCCTTCTTTATTTTGTAAGACAAAATTCACATTTGTATTGCTGTGTCACAGGAAATCATAAATTATGAATTGTAACTTGTGAACCAAATAATGTCATAAACCTGACTAGTATTTTACATGATTTCTTTATGCAGATAGAAACTACAGCTTGTCAAAATACCATCGAACTTTGAGTTCAGAGTGCAACTACAGGGTACAAGTGTAACAAACAGAAAGACCTCTTGGATAAAGAGATGTTCGGCCCTGTTGAGGAgtttcttttttgctttcttctttGAAAACTTGCTCCAGTTCCATCAACCAAAAGCCTTAAAATGTCAATAATAAGCAACAACTACGACTTATTGCCTCTGTTGGAGAAAGATTGTCCTGACCCCGTGCTTGAAATTAAGAAATGACTAGAGTATAACAACGTTATCTTCCTTTGattggaaaagagaaaagaaaatgcaAAATGAGTATATGTCAAACACATTAATCACATATACCTCCTCTGGTCAAGTCAGGTGGTGAAACTTGCTTGATATTTCAGACATTGCCATTTGCCAACATTAACTTTTATTTGATGCTGGAAATTTCAATGGAAGTGACTGAATAGAAGGAAAATTCTTGCGAGAATCTTAAAAACAATTTACAGCCAATAAATTTGTCCGCATGGAGTGGATAAAACTCCCAGATGCAAATATTCAAACATACCAATATAATCCTAACTAGATATTTATAGGATACATACTTTTTACGACAAATGACTAAGAAAACTCTAATGTCTGATCTGATAGTGGGTAGGAATGGTAGCTACGTATTGAAGAAGTTAGACTTGGTCAAGGCTGACGAAATCTTGATCTCCTCTTTCACGCTTTCTTCTAAAATAAGTCTTCACAGGTGGGGTTTTATCACTTTCCCTGCCCAAATCTTTCAGGTGGTGAGATTTGCTGTGATCAGTCACACTTTGACAACATTGAAGTAAAGAAGGCTGATAATAGCCTCAGACTCTCCATACAGTGACATGCAtaaatagtttgttttgctttAACTTGAATATCCAAACAAAGATTTACATAAATGGAATTGTTTTTATCTAAGCTACTGCTAGGACCAAAAAGGCTTGCCCTACTAAGCAGAGATATGCCTGAACTCCCCCATAATCACAGTTGCATGGAGCAGGCACGATTTTTTAATGGAAATATAGTAAATTGAGAAGAAACGTGGAGCTATTCTAAGAGCAGCACAAGAATATTGATACGATGCGCTGGAAACAAATAATTTTGTAGGAACTAGGAAAGCACAACAACCAAAGCTGGATATCCCAAATGTTATAATGAATTTTAGATTCAATACTTACGTAACAGATGAAACAGCATGGCCTTGAATGTTTATTTCATTGTCCTGAACAGATTGAACCGAAACGAATAACATCATATACAAATATAACGCAACAAGAATATGAAATGTCTGAGAGAACAGTATATCAGACAGGTGAAGAACCTTTTGAGATGAATTGTCTTCAAGCATCTCCCACCGTTCGTTATGTAGTTTCAACATTTCTACTTCACCATCAACATGTACAACCTATAAAGGAAACACCAAAACAGTACGGGTCGTTTAGAATTTACATTTGCAAAATGTTTAAGCCAATAAAACATGGTTCAAGATAGATAAGATTGTTATACTTCACAATCAGCAGATATTTCCTTTCCTTGTGTACTTATGAATAAGCTCTATTAAAAAGAGGTTTTCTAAACTGTAAGGTCGTACCTCTATGTAAAAAGGGATTTATGTGGCAGATCTTGAATTTGAATAGCTAAATAGATTTGGACATTCCCTAGTTTATGCGACCCCATTTAGCTCAACATGGAGATAGAGTTAGTTTTACTAACAAATATATTAGCAGTGGTAGGAGAATTTTTGTTCACTTGGTCTTTACCTGAAATAATTTTTGATAAGGAAACATATGATACAAGGGTTCAAACAGATAGATGATgttgaattattattattgttatagtCGTACATGCATTAAacatttgaatatatctcaaaatAAGAAGTGTACAAGTAAAATGGAACATATAGAGTAACATAAAGAAAATTATGAATTAGTGAAACAATGACAAGGTTTCATTATAATCTCGTTACCTTGTGTCTCTTTTTCACAtgatcaaaagaagaaatgatagcCTCGTAAAACCTACAAAGAGAAAATTTAAGATGAGAAAATGTAGCTAGATTATTCGTTCTTATTCAAGACAAAGTAAAAGGCGAACTGGTGGAAATGAAATTGAAGATGTCATCTGACATCAATATTTTCACAATGGTGTTGCAGTTCTCACATCAATATTCTAGATAACTTACTCTTCATCCAATGGACACCAAACTTTTATTCTAGCACCAACCAATTCTTCACCATAACGTTTGATGTTACGACGCCTTTTAGAATCCTGAATGAAAAAATTAGAGCCACGAGTGCTTCAGACATGAAAGCATTCAGAACCACTTTTTTCACAAAAAATCCTATTAATCCCCTTCTCAACCCCATTGAATCAACCGTGGTTCCCCCACCCCTACCCCAGCGTGACTCAGCCCCTCAACCCACAGGTTGAAGGAGGAGGCAGCTAACCACTAAGCCAATCCTCTCTCGTCTGGAGAACCACTTTCAGAGCAAAAGAATTGGGTCTAAAACAGAATTTCCGTCAGTTCcacaataaaaataaagtaaagactGCTCTAAGTTGAAAAGAGGGGAATTGGATTTTTCTGCAAGTTTTGGCACATTATAGAGAGCTAAAAACTAGTTATCCTGTGAAGGAAAGTTCTTATCAGTCAAGTGCCAAACTATGAGATATGAAATCAGTATATGAAGCATTTCAACAATTTACATCCACGCATGCAAGCTCTGATAATTGCATATATGGAGGTCACATATAAGAACTACAGCTAAATATAGTGGTAGATCAGCATCTCTGGCATTAAGTTTAGTTGCCTGTACAGCTTACAAGTAAAAAAGAGAATTGTAAAAGGAAAGTAATTGATAATCCGTacatagaaaaattaaaattagcaAAAATAACTATTACTGGGCTGCTCTGAACAGAATGCACAAAAAAGAATAACATCACAAACAGATGTAATGCAACAAGAATATGAAATCTGTCAGAGATAACAGTATATTAGACAGGTGAAGAACCTTTTGAGATGAATTGTCTTCAAGCATCTCCCATCGCTCTTCATGTAATATCAAGTTTTCTATATCACCATCATCATATAAGACCTAAAAATGAAACATCAAAAGAGCATGGGTCATTAGAACGTTCAGGAGGAACTTTTGCAAAGTGTTAAAGCCAATAAAACATTGTTCAAGTTAGATAGGATTGCTACTTCACTATCAGTATATCTTTCCCTTGGTTGGCTATGAATAAGGTCTACAACACAGAGGTCTTCTGAACTGCAATGTCGTATATGTATGTAAAAGGGGATTTATGTGGCAGTTATTGAATTTGAACAGTTAAATAGACTTGGCCTTTCCCTAGTGTATGTCACCTCATTTGACTCAAAATGAAGATAGACTTAGTTTTACTAACAGATATATTAGCAGTAATAAGAGAATATTTTTTTTGACTTaagtcttatttattattattattattattactactactactactactattgttGTGGTGGTGTACGTGCATGTTAGAGTGGGTTAAAGTCTCACATTGGTTGAGGCAATGTGCTGTGGTTTTCTTATATGGTGTTGACAATCCTCCcctcatgagctagcttttgggtTGAGTTAGGCCAAAGGTCTATATTTTTTCATGGCTTCAAAGGCAGATCCATCCCTATTTGGGCCCCTGATATATTGCCCACGCTCCAGTTGGAAGCCTTTGGAAGGCCTAGGCGTGCGAGGGGATGTTAGAGTGAGTTAGAGTTCCACATCAGTTGAAGAAAAGATGCTCATTGGTTTCAACCCTCAGGGGTTGGcctggtggcaattgacttgagccttggggtttgctccctttcaaggtctcaagttcgaaacccactgggtgcaaacaatttctgagggccatcggactgggtaaaacctgaattaaccgtggtgcacttgcgggaaactccttgccgagggcctgtgcacccccgggattagtcggggctcaaagagactcggacacccggtgcaaaatcaaaaaaaaaaacatatcaaGAAGAGAAATTGATTTTTACTTAGACTCGAGGACCATATCTTCACACTAGatatttgaatatatttttaaaaaagagtGAAATATAAAATCGAACATATAAAGTGTGTTAGACATGAGTTAAAATGGCAAAAATGTTTTTCATGAGTAAGTGTTTTCCAAAATCATTTTCTGGTGTTTGGTATGACGGAAGGAAATGACTTCCCTCGCTTATGAGCGAAAATTTACAACAATCGTAACTTTTAACTTCATAATACTTGTTTCAACTAACCTTTAGACGTTATTATTAATCTCTAGTACTCAAAAGTTTCATcgaaactgtaacgacccggccggtcgttttgagagttgtagccccgtgcCCCCATTgactgctcattttgtactttatagctgttatgtgacttgacGGGGTAGTCGGCTCTGGTCCGGAGTGATTttggaatgaaatgagacacctagtctcaaggttgaaagctatgttgctcggactctccgaaaatatGGCCGGATACGTGTCGGACactccaaaagtagtgcattttttaAGGATCCGATACGGGTATGGCTACATTTTGGAGAATCCGCGCAACataggttgaaagcttaagttgaaatggttgaccgaatgttgacttatgagtaaacgactccggaatggagttttgatggttctgttagctccgttgggtgattttggacttaggagcgtgtccgaattgtgatttggaggtctgtagtggaattaggcttgaaatggagaaaattgaatttttgaaaagtttgaccgggagtggacttttgatatcggggtcggattccgattccagaagttggagtaggtccgtaatatcaaatgtgacttgagtgcaaaatttgggatcaatcgtacgtgatttgataggtttcggcgtcgcttgtagaagttggaattccttagtttcaataggcttgaattgtgatacgattcgtgtttttgatgttgtttaaggtgATTAGAGGGATCGACtaaagttcgtatcgtgttttaggacttgttgatatgtttggttgaggtcccgggggcctcaggttgatttcaGATGGTTTTCGGATCAAAGTTTGAGTTTGAAAGACTGCTGAAGCTGGGACTGTGTtggtataaccgcacctgcggagctttgatcgcaggtgctcgcacaggtgcgagctcgcaggtgcgggctgtGTTGCGCAGATGCGGAGGATTGGACTGGGGACTGTGGAACGCAGATGCGGAAGGTATTCCGCATATGCagactcgcacctgcgcttggaggGTCGCATAAGCAGAAGTAGGAGTGATGAggctggtccgcagaagcgggtttGCTTGCGCAGATGCGCGCCTGCAGAAGCGGGGGTTCGACCGCAGAAGCGACTGGGCGGCTTAGCGGCCTCCACAGACGAGGAGgatggaccgcaaaagcggtgccgcagaagcggctaaagtAGCCGCAGAAGCGTGAATGCTTGGCAGATTATTTAAAAAcgagggttcgcgattttgcttcattttaaacatttcaagctcgggtttgggcgattcttgagaggatttttgaggggtttcttgaggtaagtcccttgtgctcattttttatcaataatcttgtttccccattgaatttcccacctagcttgtgtgtatttaaggtggaatttgggagtttgaggctagggatttggatagtttgatttggggatttgagtgacgatttggtgtcggattttggtcaATTTGGTGTGGTTGGACTCATGATTGAATGGGCtgtcgggttttgtgacttttaacggatttcgagacgtgggcccgggggccggcttttgagtcgatttttgacttttgattaatgacttagtatttttcttctggaattgattcctttagcccgtgttgattatatcgaattgtttgtggctagattcgaggcattcggaggccgtttcacgaggcaagggtgtgttggagtagagatttgctcggattgaggtaagtaacatttctaaatttggttttaagggtatgaaacccgtcatgtgtttggttttgaggtgacgcacatgctaggtgacgggcgtgtgggtgtgcaccgtaggaattgtaaCTTGGTtaattccatggaactatgtagttgaataatctgttgttatccgtACATTCTCCActtattagagaaattgaactacaaatcatgttagaaatcatgtttagaccatgtgttggcactgtagggacccacataaGTCGTGTAAATGttaaattatctgctaaattgttgttttgtactcggTCACAgtttcatttgcatatcatatcttagtctctattgttccttgttgatacattatatcatttctgtttgggctgattttcatgatttctgagagccccgagagactggagaggttgatgactgagtgaggccgagggcctgattttgaggatatttatgggatcgggctgcacgtcgcagcatgtttcattgatttatgccatgattggcttgttacagtgcttgggatgaaggagcccctcctgagtctgtacacaccccgtgagcgcaggtacctgtgattgtgaggttggagtgaatgggaggactgagtgactgttgctctaaGAGGATGCATTTGACTTTCATTTCTGTTGCACTTCAGTTGTCATATATCACCGTCTTGTAATTTCTGAGAGAGATTATATTATGTTTCACTTGAACTTGACATGGATTAACTGTTATGGCCTaaattgtcgaacttgaaagcatgtctatcttcctatgttgaaattaatataattgaattataactgtgaagctcgtcactactttcagtcctttatttagtcttgttacttactgagttggttgtactcacgctacaccctgcacttcgtgtgcagatccaggtgtttccggacaCGGTAAGTGTTGATTCCTTTGCGCAGTTGATCTTTtgggagatttcaaggtagttgCCCggcgtttcgcagaccttgtctctcattCCCTATCTTTCcattttatgtatttagtttcagactattatagacagtACTCCCAGATTTGTGATGTTTAGACGCTCATGCACTCGgttgacaccccgatgttgggaatttctgAATTGGTTTTGACTTTCTATCCATTTTGAGAGTTTTGTTGATTAAAACCtgtgttattcttatttttcattaaaaaaatgTTGGAGGTATTTTGAAAGTGTCAataccacgttaggcgccatcacaacaggctagttttgggtcgtgacagagacaCTCTCCAATTTGCTGATAttataattaatgaaaatattttccactcacaagtcacataataaaggaaaaatcttttccatggaaaatattttccaacaaACCATTTTTCATAGAAAATGACCTCCATCATACCAAAAACACCAGAGTAACTTAAAGAAAAGTATGAATTAGAGAAGCAATGACAAGGCTTCATAatattctcgtcaccttgtgtCTCCATTTCACAGGGTCAAAAGAAGAAATGGTTGCCTCGTAAAACCTACAAAGAGAAACTCTATGATGAGAACATGTAGCTAGACTCAATAACAGAAAATGTGAGTCAATAACTGAAAGCTACAACAAGTTCCTGAAAAGAGTGTGCTCGCAGGATGGTTGGGTGAGTGGGTGTTATTAGTACACAAAATTTACGATTGTGTTGCAGTCCTCACATAAATATTCTAAAGAACTTACTTTTCATCCAATGGCCACCAAACTTTTATTCTAGCACCAACCAGTTCTTCACCATAACGTTTGATGTTACGGCACCATTTAGAATCCTGAATGAAAAAATTAGAGCCACAGGTACTTCAGACATGAAAGAATTCAGAACCGCTtcttttagaaaaatccttttaaTCCCCTTTTCACCCCCCTGAATCAACCGTGGTTCCCCACTAACCCCAGCGTGACACAGCCCCTCAACCACTAAGCCAATCCTCTCTCGTCTGGAGAACCACTTTCAGAACAAAAGAATAGGGTCTACAAAATCAGTTCTACAAAATCTAATGAAATAAAGGAAAGACTGGTATCTGCTCTAATTTCAAAAGAGGGACAAATTATTTTTCTGCAAGTTCTGGCACAACAGAGAGCTAAAAACTAGTTTGCCTGTGAAGGGAAGTTCTTAGGAAAAGCACTGAAGTAGCAAAATGTGAGATACGAAATCAGTATATAAAACACTTCAACAATTTACAACCATACATGCAAGCTCTGATAATTGCATCTATGGAGGTTACATAGATAAGAATTACAGCTATATATAGTGGTACATCAGTACCTCATGTTTGCCTGTGGTCAACTTCCTCCAGGGTTGATAATTAGCACATCCGTTTAAGTTATTTTCATATCTGACTGATAGTTTAGTTGCCTGTACAGCTCACAAGTAAAAAATAGAATTGCAAAAGGAAAGTAATTGATAATCTATACGTCGCAAAAATTAAATTAGCGAAGATCTTGAAATAACTATTACTGAGCTGTATTGATGTCAACCTCATCTCCAGAATCGTCAAAATCAAGCATCTTAAAagaatttctctttttcttctttttccttccaTCAATTAGTTCCAGTGATGGCTCCTCATAGTCACTGATGTTTCCTTCTTCActtttggtgctaaattcagaTTTGCTATCTGCATCGTAATTGGAAGCAAACTCATTCTTCCTTGAGCtccttccttgatttcttttggCACAAACTGTGTGCTTGGTTCTCTCTTCCCCAGTAAGACCTAAATGAAGAGAACCTTTTTTCTTAACTTGGGATTGCAGCACGTCTCCTTCTGGAACTAACACACCTAGGTGAGCATCCTCATTTGTCAGGATCTCTTTCTTTTTGGGCTGATCCCAATGACCATGACTTCCATTGCTAATCTCAGGCTTTTTGGACGCCGAAGAATGCTGGCCACCACTACCTGTAAGTTCACTACTCCTCCTTGAAACTACTTCGGCATTTGTTGCTGGTTGCACATCTTCTGGATTGACAGGTTTCATGACATTCATTGTACAAGTAACCTTTAGCTGCTCCATGTGAGTGTCATCCTGCAGCGCTGGCTCACAAAATTCTGAATCGGATTGACCAACTTTTATAGGATGTCGAGTATCAGGTGCATTTTCATTTGCCATCTGATCGACAAAGttttacaaaagaaaaaagaaagaatgaaatcTGTGAGTACCGTTATCTATGCATATATGAAACAGTTGTAGcttactaattaaaataaaacacaATACAAGCACTTATAGTCTCCATTGCATTCCCATGCTCTTTTGGCCAAATATTTCGTTAGAGCCAATACTGCAATAACTGCATTCAGCATGAGGTGCACTTTGCGTCTCAAATCTTGCTAACTACATTCAACACTAGAGTACTCTAAATCTAAGTTGAGTATCGTTATTCTAATTTGGCTCTAACCATTCCTCTAAGTGATGTATGTTTACAATAAGGATAACTGGTCAAGATTCTGCAAAGGAAAACTTTCGTTAAAAActgtatgtttactttgttaTGACAATCACAGCTCTGCAACACCTGTGCCTGCAGCGAATATGAAATGATTTACAAGTTTTATTCACCTCTAAGGGAGGAAGTCAGTTTAATTTTCTTTCACTAGTGCAAGGCGGATGCATCCAGATTATACATCTTCGAGCTAAATGTGCCAGACACTAGGAGACAGAAATAAATGTTCTCTTAACAGTACTATGTCTCTAACTGCAACTAAATAGGTTAAAGTTAGAAGTTTTGCATTATTCGAGAACCCCATATTCCTGGCAGTTCAGAAAGACCTAATCCCTGAGGAGAACTACGAGTTGCACACGTGAAAATACTATAAACTTCCACTAGCTGTATCTTGAAGTGTTATAAATATTTTAAGTCATATCATCAGAAAATCCAACCAGTTAAGCGGCacagcattcctgcaatttgtgTACCATTAGCCTTCCCTTTCTTAACTCTTGGTTTTTCAATCCTCCCACAACCAAAAACGAAAAGATAATAAAAGGGTACATCTTGATGTTGTCTCCTTGGTGATTTGAAGTTTGATATCTTTCTTTATTATGTATCATACTTTCAAATCTAACTGCATACAATGATACCATTTTCTGTGCAATTTGTCAGTGGCAGCCTTTAGTGTGTTAATTATACTGCAGTAGGCTTAGGCCTAAGAAAGATAACAATCTATTTTTAAGGCATAATGAACTGAGGATGTGGTTGGCATTTTATTTGGAGCAAAACTGTAGGAATGAGACAGAGGGGCTAGGTTTAAAAAGAGACGTGAAGTTAATTAGGACCAATCTCGACTACCATCCCGCACAAGAAAGAAGGAAAAGTCTACATTTTTAATCACAATGTATTTTCTCCactatatgtataaatgaatgcttGGACATATACACAGTGAAAGTGAAGAATCAACATTAAACAAAGCATCATGTCAATAAGCATTTCTTTCAAGAAAAGCAagcatttttttttctatttcaaaaaaaagaagCAGCAAGAAGCCTTTGTTTGAGGTGTAGACGAGATAATTATGAATACAAAGTACCATTTGTTCTCCTTTTGTTTCATTGCATATTGAGGCAACAATTTCAGCACAGTCATCAGGATTTAAACTCATTGACTTTAGGGCTTCTGCAAGATAAGGTTTAACAATGGCAGCACTCTTTTCCAGGACTTTCTCCCCCAATTTTGATGAAACAGGTGAAGCAATCTggataaaaaaaatattgggtTAAAAAAAGTTCCGAAGAAATATTTTAAACAAAAGGTTCACAGGAAAAGGTTTATTGCCTGATTTTCCTTTTTGACACTATCAAGAATTGGCCGTAGAAGCTCTACTGAGAGTTCATCACTGTCTTCTATGAGCTGAGTCATGATTTCTTCCATCTTAGTGAATACATTATGAGGATGGTAGGGCCTTGAtagaaaatataacataaatattatcttagtaagCATCCATCAGAGAAATATTATCTCCAGAATAACCTTACGCTCATCCACTATGGTATGATTTACAATGTCAACATCTCCTACATGCTTAGTGCGAATGGAGTATATGCAAGATACTGAATAGCACATACAGTTGAGCACCGTTTCAAGGTATAAGTATATTTCAGCTTACCACCTTTTTGAGCTAGTTAGTGCCAAATTACTACTTggcttatatatattatatatacaagAGAAACCACAATCATGACAATAAATTGAGAAGGATCGATCGATATATGTTCCATCTTAATGGATAAGCAGTTAAaaattcaaagcacactgcaaaATCCTAATGAAATTTATAGTTCACACAAACTTAATCTAAAGTTGGTTGATTTCGTGCCAGAAAGAAATGAATGAGCACTCTACGTAACATTGAAGAATGAGAGAGCGGCTGAAAGCAATGGTGATAATAGCCATGAGAAAGAGAATTTTGACAGAATACCTGATAATCCCGAGGAAAAGTTTGAATATCTCAATAACTAAGGTGTCACATTCAAAGTCCAACAACATCACAAAGGCCCTTACTTTAGCAACAATTTCAAGAATTTGGACCACCTTATAGTAAATGCAGCCAGAAACATCAGATAACTTTTTCAATGCCATTACAGTACGCTGAAGAATTTCCTGAGAATTGCGAATACATGCATGTGCAAAGAAAATGTAAATGGATGTATAAGTTTGAGACAAACAAATTGATCAGGTTAAAAGTGAACATACTGTAGAAAATAGAGGACAAACTAGAATGGTATATTTGTACCTCCATTTGTCTATCATCATCATAAGGGTGA is drawn from Nicotiana tabacum cultivar K326 chromosome 22, ASM71507v2, whole genome shotgun sequence and contains these coding sequences:
- the LOC107767311 gene encoding sister chromatid cohesion protein PDS5 homolog D isoform X4, with the translated sequence MAASCSCTASQKEVEDKLTAYGMKLMNPPSSIDDLRNFLHRVESLLKMVGQCPSDSMKSALQPVMNALIEKELLRHNTEDVKVLVICCITELFRITAPRHPYDDDRQMEEILQRTVMALKKLSDVSGCIYYKVVQILEIVAKVRAFVMLLDFECDTLVIEIFKLFLGIIRPYHPHNVFTKMEEIMTQLIEDSDELSVELLRPILDSVKKENQIASPVSSKLGEKVLEKSAAIVKPYLAEALKSMSLNPDDCAEIVASICNETKGEQMMANENAPDTRHPIKVGQSDSEFCEPALQDDTHMEQLKVTCTMNVMKPVNPEDVQPATNAEVVSRRSSELTGSGGQHSSASKKPEISNGSHGHWDQPKKKEILTNEDAHLGVLVPEGDVLQSQVKKKGSLHLGLTGEERTKHTVCAKRNQGRSSRKNEFASNYDADSKSEFSTKSEEGNISDYEEPSLELIDGRKKKKKRNSFKMLDFDDSGDEATKLSVRYENNLNGCANYQPWRKLTTGKHEVLYDDGDIENLILHEERWEMLEDNSSQKDSKRRRNIKRYGEELVGARIKVWCPLDEEFYEAIISSFDHVKKRHKVVHVDGEVEMLKLHNERWEMLEDNSSQKDNEINIQGHAVSSVTFGQGK
- the LOC107767311 gene encoding sister chromatid cohesion protein PDS5 homolog D isoform X2; the encoded protein is MAASCSCTASQKEVEDKLTAYGMKLMNPPSSIDDLRNFLHRVESLLKMVGQCPSDSMKSALQPVMNALIEKELLRHNTEDVKVLVICCITELFRITAPRHPYDDDRQMEEILQRTVMALKKLSDVSGCIYYKVVQILEIVAKVRAFVMLLDFECDTLVIEIFKLFLGIIRPYHPHNVFTKMEEIMTQLIEDSDELSVELLRPILDSVKKENQIASPVSSKLGEKVLEKSAAIVKPYLAEALKSMSLNPDDCAEIVASICNETKGEQMMANENAPDTRHPIKVGQSDSEFCEPALQDDTHMEQLKVTCTMNVMKPVNPEDVQPATNAEVVSRRSSELTGSGGQHSSASKKPEISNGSHGHWDQPKKKEILTNEDAHLGVLVPEGDVLQSQVKKKGSLHLGLTGEERTKHTVCAKRNQGRSSRKNEFASNYDADSKSEFSTKSEEGNISDYEEPSLELIDGRKKKKKRNSFKMLDFDDSGDEATKLSVRYENNLNGCANYQPWRKLTTGKHEDSKWCRNIKRYGEELVGARIKVWWPLDEKFYEATISSFDPVKWRHKVLYDDGDIENLILHEERWEMLEDNSSQKDSKRRRNIKRYGEELVGARIKVWCPLDEEFYEAIISSFDHVKKRHKVVHVDGEVEMLKLHNERWEMLEDNSSQKDNEINIQGHAVSSVTFGQGK
- the LOC107767311 gene encoding sister chromatid cohesion protein PDS5 homolog D isoform X1 translates to MAASCSCTASQKEVEDKLTAYGMKLMNPPSSIDDLRNFLHRVESLLKMVGQCPSDSMKSALQPVMNALIEKELLRHNTEDVKVLVICCITELFRITAPRHPYDDDRQMEEILQRTVMALKKLSDVSGCIYYKVVQILEIVAKVRAFVMLLDFECDTLVIEIFKLFLGIIRPYHPHNVFTKMEEIMTQLIEDSDELSVELLRPILDSVKKENQIASPVSSKLGEKVLEKSAAIVKPYLAEALKSMSLNPDDCAEIVASICNETKGEQMMANENAPDTRHPIKVGQSDSEFCEPALQDDTHMEQLKVTCTMNVMKPVNPEDVQPATNAEVVSRRSSELTGSGGQHSSASKKPEISNGSHGHWDQPKKKEILTNEDAHLGVLVPEGDVLQSQVKKKGSLHLGLTGEERTKHTVCAKRNQGRSSRKNEFASNYDADSKSEFSTKSEEGNISDYEEPSLELIDGRKKKKKRNSFKMLDFDDSGDEATKLSVRYENNLNGCANYQPWRKLTTGKHEDSKWCRNIKRYGEELVGARIKVWWPLDEKFYEATISSFDPVKWRHKVLYDDGDIENLILHEERWEMLEDNSSQKDSKRRRNIKRYGEELVGARIKVWCPLDEEFYEAIISSFDHVKKRHKVVHVDGEVEMLKLHNERWEMLEDNSSQKDNEINIQGHAVSSVTESDKTPPVKTYFRRKRERGDQDFVSLDQV
- the LOC107767311 gene encoding sister chromatid cohesion protein PDS5 homolog D isoform X3, producing MAASCSCTASQKEVEDKLTAYGMKLMNPPSSIDDLRNFLHRVESLLKMVGQCPSDSMKSALQPVMNALIEKELLRHNTEDVKVLVICCITELFRITAPRHPYDDDRQMEEILQRTVMALKKLSDVSGCIYYKVVQILEIVAKVRAFVMLLDFECDTLVIEIFKLFLGIIRPYHPHNVFTKMEEIMTQLIEDSDELSVELLRPILDSVKKENQIASPVSSKLGEKVLEKSAAIVKPYLAEALKSMSLNPDDCAEIVASICNETKGEQMMANENAPDTRHPIKVGQSDSEFCEPALQDDTHMEQLKVTCTMNVMKPVNPEDVQPATNAEVVSRRSSELTGSGGQHSSASKKPEISNGSHGHWDQPKKKEILTNEDAHLGVLVPEGDVLQSQVKKKGSLHLGLTGEERTKHTVCAKRNQGRSSRKNEFASNYDADSKSEFSTKSEEGNISDYEEPSLELIDGRKKKKKRNSFKMLDFDDSGDEATKLSVRYENNLNGCANYQPWRKLTTGKHEVLYDDGDIENLILHEERWEMLEDNSSQKDSKRRRNIKRYGEELVGARIKVWCPLDEEFYEAIISSFDHVKKRHKVVHVDGEVEMLKLHNERWEMLEDNSSQKDNEINIQGHAVSSVTESDKTPPVKTYFRRKRERGDQDFVSLDQV